A region from the Triticum urartu cultivar G1812 chromosome 1, Tu2.1, whole genome shotgun sequence genome encodes:
- the LOC125553713 gene encoding histone acetyltransferase GCN5 isoform X2: protein MDGLAAPSPSHSGATSGGGASHRKRKLPPPSLSDATADEDDDTTAPSSPATSLSSPSRPSSPSSSHSDEDDDDSLTTFTAARLDAAPASSSGRPPKPDSSSASAVTAAAPKPDAASAAAGDGKEDSKGLFTDNIQTSGAYSAREEGLKREEDTGKLKFLCYSNDGVDEHMIWLVGLKNIFARQLPNMPKEYIVRLVMDRTHKSMMVIRNNNVVGGITYRPYASQRFGEIAFCAITADEQVKGYGTRLMNHLKQHARDADGLTHFLTYADNNAVGYFVKQGFTKEITFDKERWQGYIKDYDGGILMECKIDQKLPYVDLATMIRRQRQAIDEKIRELSNCHIVYSGIDFQKKEAGIPRRLMKPEDIPGLSK from the exons ATGGACGGCCTCGCGGCGCCCTCACCCTCCCACTCCGGCGCCACGTCGGGCGGCGGCGCCTCCCACCGCAAGCGGAAGCTTCCGCCACCATCCCTCTCTGACGCCACCGCCGACGAGGACGACGACACCACGGCGCCGTCGTCCCCCGCCACCTCCCTATCCTCGCCTTCCCGCCCGTCGTCTCCGTCCTCCTCCCATTCtgacgaggatgacgacgactCCCTTACCACCTTCACCGCCGCTCGCCTCGATGCCGCACCTGCATCCTCATCCGGCAGGCCTCCGAAGCCCGACTCGTCGTCCGCATCTGCCGTCACAGCGGCGGCTCCTAAGCCCGATGCCGCGTCCGCGGCGGCTGGAGACGGGAAGGAGGACTCCAAGGGGCTGTTCACGGACAATATCCAGACTAGTGGCGCTTACAGCGCCCGCGAGGAGGGTCTCAAGCGTGAG GAAGATACAGGGAAGCTGAAATTTCTCTGTTATTCTAACGATGGAGTCGACGAACATATGATCTG GTTGGTAGGTTTGAAGAATATCTTTGCACGGCAGCTCCCTAATATGCCCAAGGAGTATATAGTCCGACTTGTTATGGATAG AACTCACAAGTCAATGATGGTTATCAGGAATAATAATGTTGTAGGAGGCATTACTTACCGCCCTTATGCAAG CCAGAGGTTCGGAGAAATAGCATTTTGTGCAATTACAGCTGATGAACAAGTTAAAGGCTACGGAACAAGGCTAATGAATCATCTGAAGCAACATGCCCGAGATGCTGATGGCCTCACTCATTTCTTAACTTATGCAGATAACAATGCTGTTGGTTATTTTGTAAAGCAG GGTTTCACAAAGGAGATCACATTCGACAAAGAAAGATGGCAGGG GTACATCAAGGACTATGATGGAGGAATACTGATGGAGTGCAAAATTGATCAAAAGCTTCCGTATGTTGATCTAGCAACAATGATTCGGCGCCAAAGACAG GCAATTGATGAGAAGATCAGAGAGCTTTCTAACTGCCATATTGTTTATTCAGGAATTGATTTTCAAAAG aaagaagctGGTATTCCAAGAAGACTGATGAAACCAGAAGATATCCCTGGGTTGAGTAAGTAA
- the LOC125553713 gene encoding histone acetyltransferase GCN5 isoform X1, whose amino-acid sequence MDGLAAPSPSHSGATSGGGASHRKRKLPPPSLSDATADEDDDTTAPSSPATSLSSPSRPSSPSSSHSDEDDDDSLTTFTAARLDAAPASSSGRPPKPDSSSASAVTAAAPKPDAASAAAGDGKEDSKGLFTDNIQTSGAYSAREEGLKREEDTGKLKFLCYSNDGVDEHMIWLVGLKNIFARQLPNMPKEYIVRLVMDRTHKSMMVIRNNNVVGGITYRPYASQRFGEIAFCAITADEQVKGYGTRLMNHLKQHARDADGLTHFLTYADNNAVGYFVKQGFTKEITFDKERWQGYIKDYDGGILMECKIDQKLPYVDLATMIRRQRQAIDEKIRELSNCHIVYSGIDFQKVVQHGVHRVHFFLSERSWYSKKTDETRRYPWVE is encoded by the exons ATGGACGGCCTCGCGGCGCCCTCACCCTCCCACTCCGGCGCCACGTCGGGCGGCGGCGCCTCCCACCGCAAGCGGAAGCTTCCGCCACCATCCCTCTCTGACGCCACCGCCGACGAGGACGACGACACCACGGCGCCGTCGTCCCCCGCCACCTCCCTATCCTCGCCTTCCCGCCCGTCGTCTCCGTCCTCCTCCCATTCtgacgaggatgacgacgactCCCTTACCACCTTCACCGCCGCTCGCCTCGATGCCGCACCTGCATCCTCATCCGGCAGGCCTCCGAAGCCCGACTCGTCGTCCGCATCTGCCGTCACAGCGGCGGCTCCTAAGCCCGATGCCGCGTCCGCGGCGGCTGGAGACGGGAAGGAGGACTCCAAGGGGCTGTTCACGGACAATATCCAGACTAGTGGCGCTTACAGCGCCCGCGAGGAGGGTCTCAAGCGTGAG GAAGATACAGGGAAGCTGAAATTTCTCTGTTATTCTAACGATGGAGTCGACGAACATATGATCTG GTTGGTAGGTTTGAAGAATATCTTTGCACGGCAGCTCCCTAATATGCCCAAGGAGTATATAGTCCGACTTGTTATGGATAG AACTCACAAGTCAATGATGGTTATCAGGAATAATAATGTTGTAGGAGGCATTACTTACCGCCCTTATGCAAG CCAGAGGTTCGGAGAAATAGCATTTTGTGCAATTACAGCTGATGAACAAGTTAAAGGCTACGGAACAAGGCTAATGAATCATCTGAAGCAACATGCCCGAGATGCTGATGGCCTCACTCATTTCTTAACTTATGCAGATAACAATGCTGTTGGTTATTTTGTAAAGCAG GGTTTCACAAAGGAGATCACATTCGACAAAGAAAGATGGCAGGG GTACATCAAGGACTATGATGGAGGAATACTGATGGAGTGCAAAATTGATCAAAAGCTTCCGTATGTTGATCTAGCAACAATGATTCGGCGCCAAAGACAG GCAATTGATGAGAAGATCAGAGAGCTTTCTAACTGCCATATTGTTTATTCAGGAATTGATTTTCAAAAG GTTGTTCAACATGGTGTTCATCGAGTCCATTtctttctttcagaaagaagctGGTATTCCAAGAAGACTGATGAAACCAGAAGATATCCCTGGGTTGAGTAA